The region AATTAAGACGCCGCAGGAGACGCCTAAAAGGGTGGCGGCTCCAAAACCAATTAACACCCGCATAACGCTGGCTTTAATATGCACCATCGGATCGCCAGCAAAGAATTTTACCGTTGCCCCAAAGACTTCGAGCGGCGATGGCACAAAGGTAAAGTTAATAAAAACGTTGAAATCGATAGTACACAGAATTTGCCAAATCCCGAAGAATAAAATCAGCGAGAGAAACTGCCTAAAGGTGCGATTTTGCCAGAGGGGAAAGGCAACGGGCGGACGCGGCAGGTAGCGACTCGCGCTTGCTAAAGATCGAGAAAACATGGCTGCCATTGCTGGTTTAGAAGAATTTGCCATCAGAACGCAAAAATGAAGGACAAAGGGGAAATTGGACTTTCCCCTAGATTGAAAGCCTATCGAGGAGCCACTAACAGTGCTTGCTGAGACTGTTGGGCATAAAATTGTTGCAAGTCCTTGAAGGCTGCAACCCGTCCTCCGGAGGCAGAAGCCGCATTCTGAGCCGCTTCCGCAGATAGAAAGGCGGAGATTTCGTTTCCTGTTTGTACAAAGTAGGAGTTTTCGGCAAACAGCTTCCAACCGTTTTCGCGATCGTGGACAAATAGGACGTTAGCGGCTTTCCCTTCTTCTTGCAGCTTGGGTAACATCTGTAGCATATTGGCGATTGAAGCAAAGCTCATCACGGTTTCTTCGCCTTGTACCCAAAGTTGGGCGGCCATTTTCGGGTTCGTGATGGGTTCGTTCGTCAGCGCGTCGTTGCCTGTAATGACGTAATTTCCCGCCTCTGCAACCAGGCGATCGTAATCGAGGTTCATTTCCTCAATGGCTTGTCTGAGAAAGCGATCGTCCACCCAGTCCACAATACTATCGGGATTAATGCCAGCATCGACGCGCCCTAATTCAGCAAGGGTGGCGACGCTATTTTTCAGCGCAGTTAAATGCACGTCTTCAATAGCGGGGCTTAAGGCTTGCAACCCAGAAGGACCGAGGAACATATAAACGACTTCTTTTTCGACGCCCGACCATTCTTGGATGTTAGCTGCGATCGCCTCTGGTTCTTCCCGGAACATTTGGTTGGCTTCCAAAATTGCTTTTAAGTAAGCAACTACCACTTCCGGATACTGTTCGGCAAAATCAGAGCGAACGACAATCCCGTGTAGCGTCGGTTTACCTGTTTGCGCCCCATCAAAAATCTTACGCGCAAAACCTCGGAAGGGAAATAACTCGCCAAACGGTACGAAGTCAGCATGAGCATCAATTTGTCCAGTACGCAGGCTGCTTCCTCCCACTTCGGGAGATTGGCTAATTAATTTGACATCTTGTTCGGGATTGAGATTGGCTGTTTCTAATGCTTTGAGCAACATCCCATGCGCGGCCGAACCGAAGGGAACCGAAACGGTTTTTCCTCTTAAATCGGCTAAGGAGGTGACAGGGCTATCTTTAGGAACTACAACGGCATTTCCTGCCCCTGTCGGACTATAAGCTAGCGTTCCAATAAACAGAGAATCGGCGTTGGCAACTTCTTTCTGGAACGTCAGCATATTAATAACCGCCGGAAAGTCTCCCATCAGACCAATATCAATCTGTCCGGCGACCATTTTGTTAGTAATCGGTGGCCCTGAAGTGTAGCTAGACCACTCAATTTTATATTCAACATTTTCATATTTGCCCGTGCGAGGAAGATGCTTTTGCAGCAATTCCATCTCGCGAACCACTGCTCCCCCCACGGCGGTGTTGATGACTTGATCTTGAGTTCCGATGGCAATCCGAATGACTTGCCGCCCCCCTGTGGTGTTGCTTGCTGAGGTACTTGCACAGGAACTCATAAATGTAACAGAAATCATCAAGAAGCAAGCGGTAAATCCTCTTTTCCAGCCAGTTCGTTCTCCTCTCATTGGTCGCTTCCTTGACGTTGGTTCTCGACTATTTAATCGATTTCCAACCCTCCAAAGCTGTAAATAGAGCTACATAAATTGACCGAGCAACCCTAGCATTCATCACAGTTTCAACTGGACTCATTTTTTTCTTTTATGGGTGCTTTGAAAATCAGTTCAGATTGACATTTTTCTGAATGAATGAGGAAAAACTACCCTTGAGTTTGGCTCAAGCAGAGAGCGGAAAACCGGCGGCGAGCAACCATCCGAAGAACAGCGCAGAACCCAGGGCATAAACCCAAGCTTGATTGAATAAACCTGCAATGAGAGAAAGAATGCCAATCAGCGGCGGAAATAAGGGCAAAAGCAAGAACATAAACCCCAATTGCGGGAGATAGTTGAGGGTTAAAACAAATCCACCGATTAAGATGGCACTTTGGGCGAACCACCACAGGAAGCGTTGAGCAATTCCTAGATTTTGCTGGACAATGCCGGAAGCTAAGAACCAGGGCAAACAGGCGATCGCGATCGGCAACCACAACCTCAACCGCATCGGAATCAGCCACCACTGGAGCCAAACGACTTGCGCCATTGCCCCAAAAGCAACCCACAGCAGTGCAAACAGCAAAACACCGAGGCCGATTGTCCGTAGATGGGGACGGGGAATCTGACCTAAAATGGCTAACCACGTCCCTCCAGCCAGCAAAAACCAGACGCCGACAGCGCCCCCCACCTGAACGCCGCCCAAGGCTTGCAGTTCAAAACGCTGGCTCAAGAGGATTAATCCCACCGTAGCGACTACTGGCGACGCGATTAAGCCGCCCCAACGCCGAATTTGGGGAATTTTGACCGCCCGCTCTTCCGACGCCCTCAGCAGCGGTGCAACTGTCGTTAAACCTAACAGCCATCCCAACAGATGCAAGCCATACCAAGCCATGCGCCGATCGGCGTACTGACTCTCTTGGGGGTTGCCAAAGGTGGCATTCAGCCAGCGCAAGGCGGCTTGATGGCTGGTATCGCTAAATAGGATGGTGATATGTTCGACTCCCGGTATCACCACCAATTCTCGCCCTTCACCTGTGGCTAAATTGGGGTTCTCGCCGCCTGCTTGGGTTAGCAGTCGTTCGGCATTGCTGACAAATCTGCCCTCGCCGCTACCCGCCTGTAATTGCAGGTTGCGCGGGGCTTCAGGCGTGACGCTAGCGCCTGTGGGAGAAATGGCAACGGTGGCTGCAAACCGATCGCGATCGCGAACGCCCTGCATCATCACCATACCGCTACCCATAGAATGCCCTAACAGGGCGAGGCGAGTGGAGTCAATTTCGGGTTGTTCTAAGAGGGCTTGCAGGGCAACATCGAGGTTTTGTTCTAACTCATAGCGTTGCAAGCGGTTGGCATTCGCCCCATGTCCATCAAAATCCCACAGCATCACCCCATAGCCAGCGCGGGCTAAAACATGGCCATAACCGAGCATCAGTTGCTTAGAACCTGCAAAACCGTGGGCGATGAGGACTCCGGGAACCGATTGGGCTTGTTGGGGGGCAAGATAGAGGAGGGGGAGGTTATCCTGTTGGAGCGATCGCACTTGCAACCCCCATCTAGCCGCCGCAACTCCCCACCAAGATGCGACAATTAACAGGCTGGCAAGTGCCAAAAGTGCCAACCGTTTGCGGCTTAATTTCATGACTTCCAACCAGCCGCTTTTGCAGCTAAACGATCGACAATTCCCGGCGCGATTAATTTTACCCAAGGGATGACTTTCCCTTTGGGGGTCATAATTTGTTCTCGCTGGCGTTTTTCCATTGCCCTCAGAATTTGCCGAACGCATTCTTCTACAGACATATTTCCCCGACTCTCATCGCGGGGACTGTTGCCCAAAGTTTGCCCATCTGCCCCGAAAGCGCGTTTGCGGATATCAGTGGCAACAAATCCGGGCGAAACCACCAAAACATCCACCCCTGTTCCTCGCAATTCAATTCGCAGCGTATCGCAGAAGCCTTGCAGGGCGTGTTTGCTAGCCACATATCCGGTACGGGTGGGAACTGCGGTTTTCCCGCACAGGGAGGAGATGGCAACTAATAGACCTCGGCTAGTTTTCAGGTAAGGTAAGGCATAGTGGGTGCAGTATACCGCGCCGAGATAGTTGACTTGCATCACCTGCTCAAAGATGGAAAGGTCTGTCACCTGTTCAAAAGGTGCCAGCATGGAAATTCCGGCATTATTCACCAAAATATCAATTTGCCCAAAGGTGGCGATCGCTTGCTCAATTAGGTGCTGACAGGCTTGGGGTTGGGTGACATCGGTGGGAATTGCGATCGCATTTCCGCCCCCTTTGTGACACGCATCTGCAACTTCCGCCAGTGCAGTAGCATCGCGTGCTGCTAAAACAAGGTTCGCCCCTTGTTGAGCTAAGGATAAGGATAAAGTTCGCCCAATTCCTGCCGAAGCCCCTGTAATAATAATGGTTTTATTCGTGAAATGCACGGCTCCCCCTCACACGCTATCCGGTTCTATCCCTAATTCTCGTAACTTCGCAGCTAACCGTTCAGCCCGCTGACGTTCGGCTTCAGCTTGTCGTTGTGCGGCTTCGACTTGCTGCTGTGCAGCTTCAGCTTGTTGTTGTGCAGCTTCAGCTTGTTGTTGTGCGGCTTCAGCTTGCTGCTGTGCGGCTTCTTCGGGTAATAGAACTAAATTCCCGTCTGTATCGTAGAACCTTAGCCAAATTGCGGGTTCGCGTTCTATCGTTCCTTCCCAGGTGCCTAGCCAAAAGCCTAAAGTTTCGCACCACAACCAGCCGCGTTCATTCGGGGTTAATTCCTCGTAGCGCAAATTGGCACCTAAGCGCCATCCTTTCAGCGAGTTGGGATCGAAGGGATGGTAGACAAAGTAATCAGGGGTGCGAAAGGTGCGTTCGTAAAGCTCTTTTTTGGTGGTGACATCTACTGTGGCGGTACTGCTAGACATCAATTCCACAATGACATCAGGATAACGTCCCTGTTCTTCCCAAACCACCCAACCTTGGCGGGTGTAAGTGCCATCAATCCCTAAAACAGCGAAAAAATCAGGCCCTCGAAAATCTCGATTTCGAGCTTGTTCGCTACTGTAGTAGATGAACATATTGCCCCCCGTAAAGAAATCATTACGATCGGCATAGGCATGAGTTAGCGAACGAATCAAGGTATTCATCGCGGTGCGGTGGCGGTGAGTTTCCAAGGGTTCTCCGTCATCAAAGATTAAGTCTGTGGGTGGCATTGGGGGTTCCCAGTCTACCGCAGGCGATGTTTGGAGATTCTCGGCTGGAATGATTTCAGTTGACATGGTGAAGTCCCCCTACAAGTCTCTGTCCTGAGTTTATCTCTATTCAAGTATTGCGGGGAATTAGGAGGTTAAGGGTTTGCTGTCCTATTTTTGGGGCTACAGTCAATAAAAACGGGTAGGTTAGTCTTAAACTTTTCCTACCCGTTAATCTATGAAAATTGCGAATTGAGTTATTCGGCGCTATTTCCAAAGTAAGCATCCACCGCTTCAGCAACCAGTTGCGTCATGGATTTACCATTTTTAGCGGCGGCATCTTTTAACAGGTTGTAGGTGCGATCGCGCACGCCCACCCGATAGCGGATTTTGCCTAAACTGGTGCTATCTTTAACGGTTGTTGCGGCCTCGGTTTGGGGTTGATAGCTGGCTGCAAAGCGACGCAAGGCATCAAAACCGACGCGATGACAAAATTCACCAAAACTTTCGGGTTCTGCCCGTTGCAGGCTTTCCTGTTTGAAGTAGCTGAGAAGGGGTTCTAAGGTGGCTTCTAAATCCTCACCTTTCATCTTATCGAGGTAAGGTTCTGCTAAACAGGTTTGGCTGGGGTTTCCGCCTAACCAAACTTGATAGGCGTTCGGTGCTTGTCCCACAAATCCTAATTCTGCCATATACGGTCTAGCACAACCATTCGGGCAGCCAGTCATGCGGATAACGAAGTGTTCTTGCTCTAATCCCAGTTTATTGAGTAAAGCGCGGATGCGATCTAGGAAACCGGGTAAGGCGCGTTCTGATTCGGCAATGGCTAACCCGCAAGTGGGTAAGGCGGGACAAGCCATAGAATAGCGCACTAAGGGATCGATTTCGGTAGGATTAATCGTAATGCCGCGATCGCGCAATAGGCGATCGATTTCGATTTGGTCTTCGGGAGCAATTTCGTACAAAATGACGTTATGGTTCGCCGTTAGACGCATGGGGAGGTTGAAGCGTTCGACAATTTCCCGCAAGGCACTTTTGAGTTGAAAGTTACCTTCATCTTTGACTCGACCATTTTCAATGGAAATTCCTACAAACAGTTTCCCGTCGCCTTGTTCGTTCCAACCTAAATAGTCACGATATTCAAAGGCGGGTAAAGGACGGAAGGGTTCGATGGGTTTGCCAAAATAGCGTTCGACGGTTTGGCGGAATTTATCAACGCCCCAATCGTGCAGCAGATATTTCATTCTGGCATGACGGCGTTCGGCGCGATCGCCATAATCCCGTTGCGTGGCGACAATGGCTTTCACCAGATCGTACACATCATCTTTGGCCACATAACCAATCGGATCGGCTAGACGGGCAAAGGTTTCCTCTTTATTATGGGTTCGTCCTAACCCACCGCCAGCATAGACGTTAAAGCCTTCCAATTCGCCAGCATCGTTGAGTAGAACGACTAAACTCAGGTCATTGGTAAACAGGTCAATGGAGTTATCGCCCGGTACCGTCACGGTAATTTTAAACTTGCGCGGCATATAGCGATCGCCATAAATCGGTTCCTCTTTGCCGTGAATGAGGGTACCGTTGCCATTACTTTCTCTGGCGGCTTTGACTTCGGGTGCTTCTTCGGCGCTGATTGCCTTTTCCCCATCTAACCAAATCTCGTAATACGCCCCTGTCTGGGGCCGCAGCAGGTCGGCAATCTTATCAGCGTACTCCCAGGCGTATTGGTAATCTGGACGGGTCTTATAGGGCGCAGGCGGGGCCATAACGTTACGATTGAGGTCGCCACAAGCGCCTAATGTGGAACCCATGTTTTGGACGATGGTGGCAATTGCCGCTTTCAGATTCTTCTTGAGAATGCCGTGGAGTTGAAAGCCTTGACGGGTGGTAACGCGCAGAGTCCCGTTACCATATTGGTCAGATAAGTTATCTAACGCCAGATACAGTTGAGGAGGGATAAAGCCACCTGGATTGCGCGTCCGCAACATGAACTGGTAGTCTTTCTCTTGACCTTTAACGCGGTTATCCCGGTTGTCCTGCTGATACGAACCGTGAAATTTGAGGATCTGGATCGCGTCGTTAGAAAAATGTGTAGTGTCTTCTAATAGCTCTGAGGCGACAGGTTCGCGCAAATAGTTACTATTTTCTTTAAGGTCTTCGACTTTAGAGCGTTTTTGAGTTTCAGCAGAGGGGGTTAAGGTTTGAGCCATAAGAACTACCGTACAACTACGTCCGTGAGCTATTGATTTGAGAGGGAATTCGCTTTAGCCTGAAAGGGCTTGTCAATAATACCTATAATCCGGTCGGGATTTCGGTGAATATTTCAATCTTAGCGAAAGTTGGGTACAGGGGGACGAGACTGGGACATCGCCCAAAATCATCAAGGTTTCTATTTTAAGACACTGGGAATCCCTAGGGAGGCGATCGCGCATCGCTTCCCTAGGATCGAAGCTACATTCAACAGGCGAGGAAAAAATGCCAGACTCAATCATGTATGACTATGACGCGTTTGTCGTGTTAGAACCCAACCAACCCGAACAGTTTCTCAGCCCAGAAGAGTTGCTAGAAAAACTCAAAGGGGTTTTAGCCCAACAAGACAACCTACCTAGAGATTTGCAAAAATTCTCCACCTTGGACGAACAAGCCCAATATTTAATGGAAATTGCCTGCGAATTTACCATAAGTCCCGGTCATTATCTGCAATGGTATGCGGTGCGACTGGAAAAATAGACCTTTTAGGGATTCGGCGTTGTGATTAAAGCTAACTCAATGCGATCGCTCTCAGGCTGAGTAATCTCGCTTTGTATCCCAGGGCCAAAAAACTTATTAATTTTTTCTTGCTTTTGCTGCCAATCT is a window of Desertifilum tharense IPPAS B-1220 DNA encoding:
- the sir gene encoding sulfite reductase, ferredoxin dependent, encoding MAQTLTPSAETQKRSKVEDLKENSNYLREPVASELLEDTTHFSNDAIQILKFHGSYQQDNRDNRVKGQEKDYQFMLRTRNPGGFIPPQLYLALDNLSDQYGNGTLRVTTRQGFQLHGILKKNLKAAIATIVQNMGSTLGACGDLNRNVMAPPAPYKTRPDYQYAWEYADKIADLLRPQTGAYYEIWLDGEKAISAEEAPEVKAARESNGNGTLIHGKEEPIYGDRYMPRKFKITVTVPGDNSIDLFTNDLSLVVLLNDAGELEGFNVYAGGGLGRTHNKEETFARLADPIGYVAKDDVYDLVKAIVATQRDYGDRAERRHARMKYLLHDWGVDKFRQTVERYFGKPIEPFRPLPAFEYRDYLGWNEQGDGKLFVGISIENGRVKDEGNFQLKSALREIVERFNLPMRLTANHNVILYEIAPEDQIEIDRLLRDRGITINPTEIDPLVRYSMACPALPTCGLAIAESERALPGFLDRIRALLNKLGLEQEHFVIRMTGCPNGCARPYMAELGFVGQAPNAYQVWLGGNPSQTCLAEPYLDKMKGEDLEATLEPLLSYFKQESLQRAEPESFGEFCHRVGFDALRRFAASYQPQTEAATTVKDSTSLGKIRYRVGVRDRTYNLLKDAAAKNGKSMTQLVAEAVDAYFGNSAE
- a CDS encoding SDR family oxidoreductase, with the protein product MHFTNKTIIITGASAGIGRTLSLSLAQQGANLVLAARDATALAEVADACHKGGGNAIAIPTDVTQPQACQHLIEQAIATFGQIDILVNNAGISMLAPFEQVTDLSIFEQVMQVNYLGAVYCTHYALPYLKTSRGLLVAISSLCGKTAVPTRTGYVASKHALQGFCDTLRIELRGTGVDVLVVSPGFVATDIRKRAFGADGQTLGNSPRDESRGNMSVEECVRQILRAMEKRQREQIMTPKGKVIPWVKLIAPGIVDRLAAKAAGWKS
- a CDS encoding chlororespiratory reduction protein 7, with amino-acid sequence MPDSIMYDYDAFVVLEPNQPEQFLSPEELLEKLKGVLAQQDNLPRDLQKFSTLDEQAQYLMEIACEFTISPGHYLQWYAVRLEK
- a CDS encoding Uma2 family endonuclease, giving the protein MSTEIIPAENLQTSPAVDWEPPMPPTDLIFDDGEPLETHRHRTAMNTLIRSLTHAYADRNDFFTGGNMFIYYSSEQARNRDFRGPDFFAVLGIDGTYTRQGWVVWEEQGRYPDVIVELMSSSTATVDVTTKKELYERTFRTPDYFVYHPFDPNSLKGWRLGANLRYEELTPNERGWLWCETLGFWLGTWEGTIEREPAIWLRFYDTDGNLVLLPEEAAQQQAEAAQQQAEAAQQQAEAAQQQVEAAQRQAEAERQRAERLAAKLRELGIEPDSV
- a CDS encoding ABC transporter substrate-binding protein; the protein is MRGERTGWKRGFTACFLMISVTFMSSCASTSASNTTGGRQVIRIAIGTQDQVINTAVGGAVVREMELLQKHLPRTGKYENVEYKIEWSSYTSGPPITNKMVAGQIDIGLMGDFPAVINMLTFQKEVANADSLFIGTLAYSPTGAGNAVVVPKDSPVTSLADLRGKTVSVPFGSAAHGMLLKALETANLNPEQDVKLISQSPEVGGSSLRTGQIDAHADFVPFGELFPFRGFARKIFDGAQTGKPTLHGIVVRSDFAEQYPEVVVAYLKAILEANQMFREEPEAIAANIQEWSGVEKEVVYMFLGPSGLQALSPAIEDVHLTALKNSVATLAELGRVDAGINPDSIVDWVDDRFLRQAIEEMNLDYDRLVAEAGNYVITGNDALTNEPITNPKMAAQLWVQGEETVMSFASIANMLQMLPKLQEEGKAANVLFVHDRENGWKLFAENSYFVQTGNEISAFLSAEAAQNAASASGGRVAAFKDLQQFYAQQSQQALLVAPR
- a CDS encoding alpha/beta fold hydrolase: MKLSRKRLALLALASLLIVASWWGVAAARWGLQVRSLQQDNLPLLYLAPQQAQSVPGVLIAHGFAGSKQLMLGYGHVLARAGYGVMLWDFDGHGANANRLQRYELEQNLDVALQALLEQPEIDSTRLALLGHSMGSGMVMMQGVRDRDRFAATVAISPTGASVTPEAPRNLQLQAGSGEGRFVSNAERLLTQAGGENPNLATGEGRELVVIPGVEHITILFSDTSHQAALRWLNATFGNPQESQYADRRMAWYGLHLLGWLLGLTTVAPLLRASEERAVKIPQIRRWGGLIASPVVATVGLILLSQRFELQALGGVQVGGAVGVWFLLAGGTWLAILGQIPRPHLRTIGLGVLLFALLWVAFGAMAQVVWLQWWLIPMRLRLWLPIAIACLPWFLASGIVQQNLGIAQRFLWWFAQSAILIGGFVLTLNYLPQLGFMFLLLPLFPPLIGILSLIAGLFNQAWVYALGSALFFGWLLAAGFPLSA